In Longimicrobium sp., one genomic interval encodes:
- a CDS encoding ABC transporter permease, giving the protein MRWIAEARERLRGLFFRAREEAEMDEELRFHLEMETERLMREEGLGPAEARRRARVAFGGVEKYKEEVRDARGLGWLTGMSLDFKLGLRMLLKYPGLTLVGGLAMAFAIWVGAGTFEFVTQVLRPTLPLDEGGRIVGVRNWDAAAGRPHDRALHDFAAWRHELRAVGELGAFRTLERNLITGAGEAEPVEVAEISASAFRLARVPPLLGRSLVETDEQAGAPPVVVIGHDVWKTRFGGDPGVVGRTVRLGSAEATVVGVMPEGFGFPVAQGLWVPLHLSPLDYERGAGPEVRVFGRLAPGATLGEAQAELAALGRRAAADFPRTHRHLRPRVAPYAQSILSLSGTESLLVGSTNLFLVMFLVLVCGNVALLMFARAATREGEIVVRSALGASRGRIVTQLFAEALVLAGAAAAVGLAGAGAGMRWGFAVVEGALLDGARLPFWFHPSLSPATVLYAGVLAALAAAIAGVLPALKVTRGLQARLREAGAGGGGLRFGGIWTAVIVAQIAVTVVFPVTAFATWRDVEQVRSIRADFAAEEFLSARLAMDREAAPADTSRAAFAARFRAARQELERRLAAEPGVAGVTFAERLPRMYHPHRIVEVDTGGAAPRRPQWPEGYRVSSVAVDADYFQVLGAPVRAGRGFHSGDFAPDARVVVVNRSFVERVLGGRNPVGRRVRYVYLEGQARTGDEEPGPWHEIVGVVDDLGMAPDGFDPKAAGFYHPLAPDAAGPLHVAVRVRGSPESFGPRLRALAAGVDPTLRVDGLVPMDELSQTELQFLDFWFRITVLVSAIAVLLSLTGIYAVMSFTVSRRTREIGIRVALGADARRVVLAIFRRPLGQVALGVAAGALLIGALLCVASEGMMPLKAVAWLAGYAAFMLGVCLLACVVPTRRALRIEPAEALRVDG; this is encoded by the coding sequence ATGAGGTGGATCGCGGAGGCGCGCGAGCGGCTGCGGGGCCTGTTCTTCCGCGCCCGGGAAGAGGCGGAGATGGACGAGGAGCTCCGCTTCCACCTGGAGATGGAGACCGAGCGGCTCATGCGCGAGGAGGGGCTCGGGCCGGCGGAGGCGCGGCGGCGGGCCCGGGTGGCCTTCGGCGGCGTGGAGAAGTACAAGGAGGAGGTCCGCGACGCCCGCGGGCTGGGGTGGCTGACCGGGATGTCGCTGGACTTCAAGCTGGGCCTGCGCATGCTGCTCAAGTACCCCGGGCTCACCCTGGTGGGCGGCCTGGCGATGGCGTTCGCCATCTGGGTGGGCGCCGGCACCTTCGAGTTCGTCACCCAGGTGCTCCGCCCCACGCTGCCGCTGGACGAGGGCGGCCGCATCGTGGGCGTCCGCAACTGGGACGCGGCCGCGGGGCGGCCGCACGACCGGGCGCTGCACGACTTCGCCGCCTGGCGCCACGAGCTGCGGGCGGTGGGGGAGCTCGGCGCCTTCCGCACGCTCGAGCGCAACCTGATCACGGGCGCGGGCGAGGCCGAGCCGGTGGAGGTGGCGGAGATCAGCGCCTCCGCGTTCCGGCTGGCCCGCGTCCCCCCGCTCCTGGGCCGCTCTCTGGTGGAGACCGACGAGCAGGCCGGGGCGCCCCCGGTGGTGGTCATCGGGCACGACGTCTGGAAGACGCGCTTCGGGGGCGACCCCGGCGTGGTCGGGCGGACGGTGCGGCTGGGGAGCGCAGAGGCCACCGTGGTCGGCGTGATGCCGGAGGGCTTCGGCTTCCCCGTGGCCCAGGGCCTCTGGGTCCCGCTGCACCTGAGCCCCCTCGACTACGAGCGTGGCGCAGGACCCGAGGTCCGGGTGTTCGGCCGCCTCGCGCCCGGCGCCACCCTGGGCGAGGCGCAGGCGGAGCTGGCCGCGCTGGGCCGCCGCGCGGCCGCCGACTTCCCACGCACGCACCGGCACCTGCGGCCCCGGGTGGCGCCGTACGCGCAGTCGATCCTGAGCCTCTCGGGGACGGAGTCGCTGCTGGTGGGGTCGACCAACCTCTTCCTGGTGATGTTCCTGGTGCTGGTCTGCGGGAACGTGGCCCTGCTGATGTTCGCGCGGGCGGCCACGCGCGAGGGCGAGATCGTGGTGAGGAGCGCCCTGGGGGCGAGCCGCGGCCGCATCGTCACGCAGCTCTTCGCCGAGGCGCTGGTGCTCGCGGGCGCCGCCGCGGCCGTCGGGCTCGCGGGCGCGGGCGCCGGGATGCGGTGGGGCTTCGCCGTGGTGGAGGGCGCGCTGCTGGACGGGGCGCGGCTCCCGTTCTGGTTCCACCCCAGCCTGTCGCCCGCCACCGTGCTCTACGCCGGCGTGCTCGCCGCGCTCGCCGCGGCGATCGCGGGCGTGCTGCCCGCGCTCAAGGTCACCCGCGGGCTGCAGGCGCGCCTGCGCGAGGCGGGCGCGGGGGGCGGCGGCCTGCGCTTCGGGGGGATCTGGACCGCGGTGATCGTCGCCCAGATCGCGGTGACCGTGGTGTTCCCGGTGACCGCCTTCGCCACCTGGCGCGACGTGGAGCAGGTGCGCTCGATCCGGGCCGACTTCGCGGCGGAGGAGTTCCTCTCGGCGCGGCTGGCGATGGACCGGGAGGCCGCGCCCGCCGACACGTCCCGGGCGGCGTTCGCCGCGCGGTTCCGGGCGGCCCGGCAGGAGCTGGAGCGCCGCCTGGCGGCCGAGCCCGGCGTGGCCGGGGTGACCTTCGCCGAGCGGCTGCCGCGCATGTACCACCCGCACCGCATCGTCGAGGTGGACACGGGCGGGGCGGCGCCGCGGCGTCCGCAGTGGCCCGAGGGGTACCGGGTGAGCTCCGTGGCCGTCGACGCCGACTACTTCCAGGTCCTGGGCGCGCCGGTCCGCGCGGGCCGCGGCTTCCACTCGGGCGACTTCGCGCCCGACGCGCGCGTGGTGGTCGTGAACCGGTCGTTCGTCGAGCGGGTCCTCGGCGGCCGCAACCCGGTCGGCCGGCGGGTGCGCTACGTGTACCTCGAGGGGCAGGCGAGGACGGGGGACGAGGAGCCGGGCCCGTGGCACGAGATCGTCGGCGTGGTCGACGACCTGGGGATGGCCCCCGACGGCTTCGACCCGAAGGCCGCGGGGTTCTACCACCCCCTGGCGCCCGACGCGGCCGGCCCGCTCCACGTGGCGGTGCGCGTGCGGGGAAGCCCGGAGTCGTTCGGGCCGCGGCTGCGCGCGCTCGCCGCGGGGGTGGACCCCACGCTCCGGGTCGACGGCCTGGTGCCGATGGACGAGCTCAGCCAGACCGAGCTGCAGTTCCTCGACTTCTGGTTCCGGATCACCGTGCTGGTGAGCGCCATCGCCGTGCTCCTCTCGCTCACGGGGATCTACGCGGTGATGTCGTTCACCGTCTCGCGCCGCACCCGCGAGATCGGGATCCGCGTGGCGCTGGGCGCCGACGCGCGGCGCGTGGTCCTGGCGATCTTCCGGCGCCCGCTCGGGCAGGTGGCGCTCGGCGTGGCCGCGGGCGCCCTCCTGATCGGCGCCCTGCTGTGCGTGGCGAGCGAGGGGATGATGCCGCTGAAGGCGGTCGCGTGGCTCGCGGGATACGCGGCGTTCATGCTGGGGGTGTGCCTGCTCGCGTGCGTCGTCCCCACGCGGCGGGCGCTCCGGATCGAGCCGGCCGAGGCGCTCCGGGTGGACGGGTAG
- a CDS encoding PadR family transcriptional regulator yields the protein MAHDQSDLLQGTLELLVLKTLSLEPMHGWGISQRIQQMSRDVFQVNQGSLYPALQRMKSRGLIRSEWRTTENNRKAKYYLLTPAGERELARERSQWERSSAAVNWVLDWKGGLA from the coding sequence ATGGCGCACGACCAGTCGGACCTCCTCCAGGGCACCCTGGAGCTCCTGGTTCTGAAGACGCTCTCGCTCGAGCCGATGCACGGGTGGGGGATCAGCCAGCGCATCCAGCAGATGTCCCGCGACGTGTTCCAGGTGAACCAGGGGAGCCTCTACCCCGCGCTGCAGCGGATGAAGTCGCGGGGGCTGATCCGCTCCGAGTGGCGCACCACCGAGAACAACCGCAAGGCGAAGTACTACCTGCTGACCCCGGCGGGCGAGCGCGAGCTGGCTCGCGAGCGCTCGCAGTGGGAGCGCTCGTCGGCGGCGGTGAACTGGGTCCTCGACTGGAAGGGCGGGCTCGCATGA
- a CDS encoding glycosyltransferase translates to MICILHGYLLEGSGSNLWTRSVVESLCRQGETVHLMAQENHPERYPFIREARRYLPGGGVETFYRGEPGAYPGCCVLHKPVLGDTLPVYVWDRYEEFPNVVPMVELPDEAIDDYLERNVAALLRVVRENGITAMHANHAVLMSVVAQRVGAAAGVPFAVMPHGSALEYAVKRDPRFLRLAAGAFAAAGRIFVIGDEMRARVRSVFTAVPDLEARMRDLHLGVDTGQFEPVPRAGRRGKIAELRGALEGLPRGRTPGQTEAMRGRLHGGLDRAALEEALGAARGFEPKAPDADLEAKLAAVDWEKDPTLLYVGRLISAKGVQEVVAALPLLLERTPDLRLLVVGHGPLREPLEALLWALEHGERALAERIVAWGRALEGEPEGEGEGGGEELTKVARFFAQLGARGELDAYFAAARRHVRPERVVFTGYLTHRELRHLFPCCDVAVFPSVVREAGPLVFLEALASGAFPMGTYFGGMKASIDAVAESLPPGAAEPMKLDPAPERTVADLVRHFPVALEVGGRYREVLRRVARERYDWASVTRTLAAELRAMT, encoded by the coding sequence ATGATCTGCATCCTGCACGGATACCTGCTGGAAGGCTCTGGGAGCAACCTGTGGACGCGCTCGGTGGTGGAGTCGCTCTGCCGCCAGGGCGAGACCGTCCACCTGATGGCGCAGGAGAACCACCCGGAGCGCTACCCGTTCATCCGCGAGGCGCGCCGCTACCTCCCCGGCGGCGGCGTCGAGACCTTCTACCGGGGGGAGCCGGGCGCCTACCCCGGGTGCTGCGTGCTGCACAAGCCGGTGCTGGGCGACACGCTCCCGGTGTACGTGTGGGACCGCTACGAGGAGTTCCCGAACGTGGTCCCCATGGTCGAGCTCCCCGACGAGGCGATCGACGACTACCTGGAGAGGAACGTGGCCGCGCTCCTCCGGGTGGTGCGGGAGAACGGGATCACCGCCATGCACGCCAACCACGCGGTGCTGATGTCGGTGGTGGCCCAGCGGGTGGGCGCGGCCGCGGGCGTCCCCTTCGCGGTGATGCCGCACGGGAGCGCGCTGGAGTACGCGGTCAAGCGCGACCCGCGCTTCCTGCGCCTGGCGGCGGGCGCCTTCGCCGCGGCCGGCCGGATCTTCGTGATCGGCGACGAGATGCGCGCGCGGGTGCGGTCCGTGTTCACCGCGGTGCCCGACCTGGAGGCCAGGATGCGCGACCTGCACCTGGGGGTCGACACCGGCCAGTTCGAGCCCGTCCCGCGCGCGGGGCGCCGCGGGAAGATCGCCGAGCTGCGCGGCGCGCTGGAGGGGCTCCCGCGCGGGCGCACCCCCGGGCAGACGGAGGCGATGCGCGGCCGGCTGCACGGCGGGCTGGACCGGGCGGCGCTCGAGGAGGCGCTCGGCGCGGCGCGCGGGTTCGAGCCCAAGGCCCCCGACGCGGACCTGGAGGCGAAGCTCGCGGCCGTGGACTGGGAGAAGGACCCCACGCTGCTGTACGTGGGCCGCCTGATCTCGGCAAAGGGGGTGCAGGAGGTGGTCGCCGCCCTGCCGCTGCTCCTGGAGCGCACCCCGGACTTACGCCTGCTGGTGGTGGGGCACGGGCCGCTGCGCGAGCCGCTGGAGGCGCTGCTCTGGGCGCTGGAGCACGGCGAGCGGGCCCTGGCGGAGCGGATCGTGGCGTGGGGCCGGGCGCTGGAGGGGGAGCCCGAGGGCGAGGGCGAGGGTGGAGGAGAGGAGCTCACCAAGGTGGCCCGCTTCTTCGCGCAGCTGGGCGCGCGCGGGGAGCTGGACGCGTACTTCGCGGCGGCCCGCCGGCACGTCCGCCCGGAGCGCGTGGTGTTCACCGGGTACCTCACGCACCGGGAGCTGCGCCACCTCTTCCCCTGCTGCGACGTGGCGGTCTTCCCCTCGGTGGTCAGGGAGGCCGGGCCGCTGGTGTTCCTGGAGGCGCTCGCGTCGGGGGCGTTCCCGATGGGCACCTACTTCGGCGGGATGAAGGCGAGCATCGACGCGGTGGCGGAGTCGCTCCCCCCGGGCGCGGCCGAGCCGATGAAGCTGGACCCGGCCCCGGAGCGGACCGTGGCCGACCTGGTCCGCCACTTCCCGGTGGCGCTGGAGGTGGGCGGACGCTACCGGGAGGTGCTGCGGCGCGTGGCGCGCGAGCGCTACGACTGGGCCAGCGTGACCCGCACC